In Lutra lutra chromosome 13, mLutLut1.2, whole genome shotgun sequence, one genomic interval encodes:
- the ABHD17B gene encoding alpha/beta hydrolase domain-containing protein 17B — protein sequence MNNLSFSELCCLFCCPPCPGKIASKLAFLPPDPTYTLMCDESGSRWTLHLSERADWQYSSREKDAIECFMTRTSKGNRIACMFVRCSPNAKYTLLFSHGNAVDLGQMSSFYIGLGSRINCNIFSYDYSGYGASSGKPTEKNLYADIEAAWLALRTRYGIRPENVIIYGQSIGTVPSVDLAARYESAAVILHSPLTSGMRVAFPDTKKTYCFDAFPNIDKISKITSPVLIIHGTEDEVIDFSHGLALFERCQRPVEPLWVEGAGHNDVELYGQYLERLKQFVSQELSIARAMASRR from the exons atGAATAATCTTTCATTTAGTGAGCTGTGTTGCCTCTTCTGCTGTCCACCTTGCCCTGGGAAAATTGCTTCAAAATTAGCGTTTTTGCCACCCGATCCTACTTACACGTTGATGTGTGATGAAAGTGGAAGCCGCTGGACTTTACATCTATCAGAACGAGCAGACTGGCAATACTCTTCTAGAGAAAAAGATGCTATTGAGTGTTTCATGACTAGAACCAGTAAAGGCAACAGAATTGCCTGCATGTTTGTGCGTTGTTCACCCAACGCCAAATACACTTTACTCTTCTCACATGGAAATGCTGTTGATCTCGGGCAGATGAGCAGCTTTTACATAGGACTGGGATCACGGATTAATTGTAATATATTCTCATATGATTATTCTGGATATGGCGCAAGTTCTGGGAAACCAACAGAGAAGAACCTCTATGCAGATATCGAAGCTGCTTGGCTTGCTCTTAGAACAAG ATACGGCATTCGCCCtgaaaatgtgattatatatGGCCAAAGTATAGGGACAGTACCATCTGTGGATCTTGCTGCTCGGTATGAGAGTGCTGCTGTTATTCTTCATTCTCCTTTGACTTCGGGAATGCGAGTTGCTTTTCCTGATACCAAAAAGACCTACTGTTTTGATGCGTTCCCAAA CATTGACAAAATCTCTAAGATAACCTCTCCGGTATTAATAATTCATGGGACTGAAGATGAAGTCATTGACTTTTCACATGGCCTCGCACTGTTTGAGCGTTGCCAAAGACCTGTGGAGCCTCTGTGGGTTGAAGGGGCAGGTCACAATGATGTGGAACTTTATGGACAGTACCTTGAAAGGTTGAAACAGTTTGTGTCACAGGAACTg AGCATTGCCCGCGCCATGGCATCCAGAAGATAG